The genomic window ATTAAAGTTGTGCTGAAGcgaaggggggggagggggccaACAAGAAACGAGCCCTATGTATTTTCCCATTGTTTTTCATGAacctgtctttttttttctgggtcCCCACAGTGCCGGGATGGACCAGCGttccaaaaaagaaaaaaaccaggTCCATGACGCACGTCACGATGCTGGTTTTGTGTGCCATTGCACATGTCCATGGAGTCGCGCCGCGTCGCAGCTGCGCCTCTGCACAGTCGGGCTGCCACACAAAACACACGCACCCGCCGCTGGCCTTGCAAAGAGCCGCATCCCGTGTCCTTccgtgctttttttttcccctaCCAATCGCCCCTGTGTCGTAGATACGAGGCGTATCTGCGAACAAGTCCGGCCGCCCGCCTCGCCCATCACTACTACCAAGCGACTAGGTATTGCACACATGCACTGCGTCCTCATTGGCTACCCATTTTGTGATACCTGATAGTTAGTTACCTTTTACAGGTCTGCGCCCCAAGTGACATGGACCCTCTTGTACACAACATACTTTCGTAGGGGGTGCTATCATGCATCTTTATTATCGAATTGTGCCAAAGGGACGTAGCTTttgtatcttttttttttgagcTCATCTATGCTTCCAGATTGCCGTGTGTTATCTACCGGAATCCACCTATCCACCTATCCACCTCATCAAATGAAGCCATCTTGCCATATCATTTATTCCCAACGCCGGCTTTCTTTCGTCAAAGATACGCCTCCGTCTGTTCAATGGGAAACCGAGCATCTTCAGCACGCCCGCAatgccttttcttcttgtccccccatctcttcctttcttgaCCCGGAGAGGGGAGCTCTTCGAATCTGATGACTTTATCGAATACAGAAACTCATGGCGGCACCACTACAGAATACCTTCATTTAGTCGCTGTTAGTAATGAGCTTGGTGAtcttgccaatggcaatAGTTTGTCCCTATACAGTACAGATAGATTAGTTTCTGCTTGCAGTTACTTGTTTCATCTTGTTTCTGTCCCCTTTCGTTTGTTTGTGTTTGTTTGTTGCACAAGCAAGCAATGACAACGTACCTGATCACGAAGAGTAAAGCGACCCATCTGGGGATAATCCTCAAACTTCTCCACGCAAACAGATCCTGCTCCACCAATCACTTGCATCCGTGCAATGATGCTGTCTCCCTTCTTGGCATGTGTCGGGGGGATTTTGCTCTTTCTGTTGGTATTCTTCTGCAGCTTGTGCAGCAGCGCAGCAAAGGTGACCTCTTCAATGGCCGAGTGCACGTGCAGAACGCAGTTGAACCCAGATGTCAAGATGCTCTTCAAGTCCAGGATACGAATCTGTGCCTCGAACTCGGCCACGCAGTGGACCAGTCTCTTGGGTGAGCAGAGCACGAATCCAGGCAGGATATCTTCTTCCTCTACACCCTTGAGGCGCATTCGTACTTGATCGCCGCACTGCAGAATGGGAACTTCTTCCTCTTGCTCACCGTACTGCGCCGACACCTCCACGGTCTGCTTGCGAGGCATCATGACCAGAGACATGCCCTTCTTGACAACACCGGCCTCAATTTTACCATCCACCATGGTACCCAGATCTCGGTATTTGGCATTGATTGGCATCATGAATGGTGCGTTGATCTTGCGCTCAAGAGCGCTCATGCCGTCCAGATATTCTAGCAGCGACGGACCCTCCCACCACGGTGCAATGCCCTTGGGGAGGCGATCCTTGATGTTGAGTGAAGACTGTGCGGCAACGGGCATGAAAAAGACATCCGTCTTCAGGTTGTAGCCTGTTCCCTTCAGGAACTGAGAGAGCTTGGTTGTGCACTCCGTGTAACGCTCCTGGGACCATTCGACCGTAGGGTCAtccatcttgttgatgacgaCAATCAACTTGTTGACACCCTGCGTCTTGGCAAGCATAGCATGCTCACGCGTCTGTCCTCCACGTTCAAACCCCGTCTCATATTCACCCTTGCGAGCCGAAATGACCAAAATTCCAACATCGGCTTGTGAGGCGCCACCAATCATGTTGGGCACGTAGGTCTTGTGGCCAGGGGCATCCAGAATGCTGTATCTGCGCTTTTCTGTCTCGAAAAAGCCACGGCCAACTTCGACAGTCTTGCCCTTGGAACGTTCCTCCTTGGTCAGGTCCATGACCCACGACAGATACCAAGACTCTCGGCCGAGATCCTTGGCTTCACGCTTGTACTTGTCCATGGTCCTCTCATCAACCATGCCAGTCGTCCACAAGATGGATCCGCCCAGGGTAGATTTACCAGCATCGACGTGACCAATAAAAATGATATTGACATGCTCCTTTCCGTAGACTTCCTTGAGAGTTTCGTCGTCAACATCGGCTGCCTGTTCCTTGGTAACGGCGTCGACTTCGCGCTgagccttcttctcgccgGGGCCGGATGGACTTGATCGTCCGGAAGATGGAGTTGGGGAGGTCCTGCCAGAGGATTTGCTTGAGGAGGCAGCCTTCCCAGCCTTCTCACCAGTCTTCTCGATAGCTTTGACAGCAGCCGCCTTCTGGCCAGCCTCTGGCTTGTTTGAGGGCTCAGGTTTGGCCTCCTCCTTGTCTTTGGTAGGTGTGGAAGTTCCACTTCCGCCAATCGAAAggaccttggccttgggcttgggggcTGAAGCATCACCGCCGATGCTAAGGACTTTGGGTCCGCCCTCCTTGGTTAGAACCTTGGGGGCAGTCGGTGCGgctgcaggagcagcagaGGCGGGAGCTTGTGTgggttgctgctgggcctggCCCGGTTGACCATACTGAGGGTATCCTCCACCTGAGAACATGGTAGTTAGTTTTGCGCGGGGGACAAATCGAATAGCAGAGGCGGCATACCATATCCCTGGTTATATCCCTGGCTGAAATTGCCGCCATAGCCTCCCTGGTTGTACTGATTGAAGCCTTGCTGCTGACCATATTGGGGATAGTAGCCTTGCTGGTAgtattgctgctgctgctgctgttgataCTGGTTGGAAAAACCTCCGCCGTATGGCTGGCCAGGCTGGAACGATTGGGCGCCTGGCTGGAAGGAAGCGGCGCCGGGGCGGAATCCGCCTTGACCCTGGCCAGCGTTGACgttgagctgctgctgagctCTCCGCGAGAGATTCTCGTCTTGTGCGGCGGGATCGTCTTCCCAAGAGTTGAGGTTGGACATGATTATCGGCCGGCGACGGAAACGATGCTGTTTGAAAGAGGTCCTCGGTGGGTCGAAAACAGGAAATGTTGGCGCAGACACGTCTAAATAATGCCCCTCGTTGGTTCCCCGCGTGGCTGCCTGATGAGTTCCCCCCGGTTGGAAAGCTTGAGCCTTGCTTGTGAGTCAAACGAGATGAAACGAACTTGGCCTCTCCGAGATACCCTTGGGCATGGATTTAGGCGGCAAAACGATCGTTCGAGATGATCGGGCCTGGCTATGGTTTCGCCTGAATGCTTTTGGTGGAGGTTGTGAAAATTCGAGCCCCACCAAGATGACGCAGGAAAAGGTGGTGGGCGGGTACAGTGCAGTTTGTGGAGAGTTCCACACTGTCCTCTCTCG from Metarhizium brunneum chromosome 2, complete sequence includes these protein-coding regions:
- the SUP35 gene encoding Eukaryotic peptide chain release factor GTP-binding subunit, yielding MSNLNSWEDDPAAQDENLSRRAQQQLNVNAGQGQGGFRPGAASFQPGAQSFQPGQPYGGGFSNQYQQQQQQQYYQQGYYPQYGQQQGFNQYNQGGYGGNFSQGYNQGYGGGYPQYGQPGQAQQQPTQAPASAAPAAAPTAPKVLTKEGGPKVLSIGGDASAPKPKAKVLSIGGSGTSTPTKDKEEAKPEPSNKPEAGQKAAAVKAIEKTGEKAGKAASSSKSSGRTSPTPSSGRSSPSGPGEKKAQREVDAVTKEQAADVDDETLKEVYGKEHVNIIFIGHVDAGKSTLGGSILWTTGMVDERTMDKYKREAKDLGRESWYLSWVMDLTKEERSKGKTVEVGRGFFETEKRRYSILDAPGHKTYVPNMIGGASQADVGILVISARKGEYETGFERGGQTREHAMLAKTQGVNKLIVVINKMDDPTVEWSQERYTECTTKLSQFLKGTGYNLKTDVFFMPVAAQSSLNIKDRLPKGIAPWWEGPSLLEYLDGMSALERKINAPFMMPINAKYRDLGTMVDGKIEAGVVKKGMSLVMMPRKQTVEVSAQYGEQEEEVPILQCGDQVRMRLKGVEEEDILPGFVLCSPKRLVHCVAEFEAQIRILDLKSILTSGFNCVLHVHSAIEEVTFAALLHKLQKNTNRKSKIPPTHAKKGDSIIARMQVIGGAGSVCVEKFEDYPQMGRFTLRDQGQTIAIGKITKLITNSD